One window from the genome of Desulforamulus ruminis DSM 2154 encodes:
- a CDS encoding LysE family translocator — translation MDIGFFLKGLIIGFSIAAPVEPIGILCIKRSLSKGRMQGFISGLGAASADALYGCIAGFGLTAITNLFLSQKLLLNMLGGLFLCYLGCRTFFSMATAREVPLIKNSYLGSYLSVFLLTLTNPMTIFSFLGIFSGLGVVESSSYRSAITLVLGVFWGSALWWFILSNLANGFRQYLNQRGMNWINRGSGLVLFIFGIMALWNIKG, via the coding sequence TTGGACATTGGTTTCTTTCTTAAAGGATTAATTATTGGATTTTCCATTGCCGCTCCCGTTGAACCCATTGGTATTTTATGCATTAAACGTTCCCTGTCCAAAGGAAGAATGCAAGGTTTTATCTCCGGCCTGGGAGCTGCCTCCGCCGATGCCCTTTACGGATGTATTGCAGGTTTTGGTTTAACCGCCATAACCAACCTGTTTTTATCGCAAAAACTTCTATTAAATATGCTGGGAGGCTTATTCCTTTGCTATCTTGGCTGTCGTACTTTTTTTTCCATGGCGACAGCCAGGGAAGTTCCTCTAATAAAAAATAGTTATTTAGGCTCCTACCTGTCTGTTTTTCTTTTAACCCTTACCAACCCCATGACCATCTTCTCTTTTTTAGGAATATTTTCAGGTCTTGGCGTGGTGGAAAGCTCCAGCTATCGTTCAGCCATAACCCTGGTCCTGGGAGTCTTTTGGGGCTCTGCCCTGTGGTGGTTTATCCTCAGTAATCTGGCCAATGGCTTCCGGCAATACCTCAACCAAAGGGGAATGAACTGGATCAACCGGGGTTCCGGTCTGGTTTTATTTAT